Proteins found in one Neurospora crassa OR74A linkage group II, whole genome shotgun sequence genomic segment:
- a CDS encoding small nucleolar ribonucleoprotein complex subunit, with protein sequence METTDRAEISLSRAEQPSGAVAINNVRSEFRSKAEANKIRKVKAAEKSYGRGRKIDVKNVKDKKLKRNLTNLEEKYQTATLKAKEAEILLENAGGFLEAEHELERTYKVRQEDIVSEVNIEVAQKKFDLKLDQLGPYICDFSRNGRDLILAGRKGHVATMDWRDGKLGCELQLGETIRDVKWLHNNQYFAVAQKKYTYIYDSQGVELHCLRKHVEVSHLEFLPYHFLLATLGTNGQLKYQDTSTGQIVTEIATKLGTPVSMTQNPWNAILHVGHQNGTVTLWSPNSSEPLVKLLAHRGPVRSMAVDREGRYMVTTGQDCKMAVWDIRMFKEVNNYFTRAPASSVAISDTGLTAVGWGTRTTVWKGLFSKEKPVQEKVQSPYMTWGGEGKRVERVRWCPFDDVLGVGHSEGFSSLIIPGAGEANFDALEVNPYETKKQRQEGEVKQLLNKLAPEMIALDPNFIGTLDLRSAKQREADKDLDAGPPDLEEEMRNRARGKNSALKKYLRKQKKKNIIDEKRLKAEEMYKQMQEKNGERHKEKVAELGPTLARFARKE encoded by the exons ATGGAGACTACAGACAGGGCCGAAATCTCCCTCTCGAGGGCAGAGCAGCCCAGCGGCGCCGTTGCCATCAACAACGTCCGAAGCGAGTTCCGATCAAAGGCCGAGGCCAACAAGATCCGCAAAGTCAAGGCAGCAGAGAAGTCGTACGGCCGTGGTCGCAAGATCGATGTCAAGAACGTCAAGGACAAAAAGCTCAAGCGCAACCTTACCAACCTCGAAGAAAAGTACCAGACGGCCACGCtaaaggccaaggaggccgaAATCCTTCTCGAGAATGCCGGCGGTTTCCTCGAGGCTGAACATGAGCTT GAACGCACATACAAGGTTCGCCAGGAGGACATCGTCAGCGAAGTCAACATTGAGGTCGCCCAGAAAAAGTTCGACTTGAAGCTCGACCAACTAGGCCCTTACATTTGCGATTTTTCGAGGAATGGCCGGGATCTGATTCTGGCAGGACGAAAGGGCCATGTCGCTACGATGGACTGGAGAGACGGCAAGCTGGGCTGTGAGTTGCAGTTGGGAGAGACCATCAGGGACGTCAAGTGGCTACACAACAACCAATACTTTGCCGTCGCTCAGAAGAAGTACACCTACATCTACGACTCGCAGGGCGTCGAGCTCCACTGCCTAAGGAAACACGTCGAAGTCTCCCACCTCGAATTCCTCCCCTACCACTTCCTGCTGGCCACCCTGGGCACAAACGGCCAGCTCAAGTACCAGGACACATCGACCGGTCAGATCGTCACCGAAATCGCAACGAAGCTGGGCACACCCGTTTCCATGACACAAAACCCCTGGAACGCTATCCTCCATGTTGGTCACCAGAACGGCACAGTAACGCTATGGTCGCCCAACTCGTCAGAACCTCTGGTCAAGCTCCTTGCCCACCGTGGTCCCGTACGATCCATGGCTGTCGACCGCGAAGGCCGCTACATGGTGACAACAGGACAGGACTGCAAGATGGCCGTTTGGGATATCCGCATGTTCAAGGAGGTCAACAACTACTTTACCCGGGCGCCCGCTTCGTCCGTCGCCATCTCAGATACCGGCCTTACCGCTGTCGGCTGGGGCACCAGGACAACGGTCTGGAAGGGTCTCTTCTCGAAGGAGAAGCCGGTACAAGAAAAGGTCCAGTCTCCCTACATGACGTGGGGCGGTGAGGGCAAGCGCGTCGAGCGGGTGCGGTGGTGCCCCTTTGACGATGTTCTCGGTGTCGGCCACAGCGAAGGGTTCTCGTCCCTCATCATccccggcgccggcgaggcCAACTTCGACGCCTTGGAAGTCAACCCGTACGAGACCAAGAAGCAGAGACAGGAGGGCGAAGTCAAGCAGCTGCTCAACAAGCTCGCGCCCGAGATGATTGCGCTCGACCCCAACTTTATCGGCACCCTCGATTTGCGGTCGGCGAAGCAGCGGGAGGCGGACAAGGATCTGGACGCCGGGCCGCCGgatctggaggaggagatgcgCAACCGGGCCAGAGGCAAGAACAGCGCGCTCAAGAAGTACCTgcggaagcagaagaagaagaacattATCGACGAGAAGCGgctcaaggccgaggagatgTACAAGCAGATGCAGGAGAAGAACGGGGAGAGGCACAAGGAGAAGGTGGCCGAGCTGGGGCCTACGCTGGCCAGGTTTGCGAGGAAAGAGTAG
- a CDS encoding mitochondrial peptidyl-tRNA hydrolase Pth2, giving the protein MHVIPLLPTRTAAGAALRVRLDFPRQQRASVSVTKNYRFAFSTATTTTATITNSRPRVVVPHQAPPYQHHRRPFTTKTEKFTTALTTATMSDIPNAMPSMVILSTSMISLITGFVLGVYAIRGYLIPPELKEERRRNFQDPVESEESEVDEDDYILDHAPNWANGLEADQRQGLRARGAAAAEEKKKKKKQQQEKAAPKLGLDPTEECKLVLVVRTDLGMTKGKIAAQCSHATLACYKRLFSAAQLEPLSLSARLLRQWERNGQAKIAVQTKTEDEMLELMAKARSLGVTAEVIQDAGRTQIASGSRTVLGVGPAPKSLVDEITGHLKLL; this is encoded by the exons ATGCACGtcatcccccttcttccaactcgaacagcagcaggagcagcactCCGAGTCCGTCTAGATTTTCCAAGACAACAACGAGCTTCCGTCAGTGTCACAAAGAACTATCGATTCGCTTTCTCGACCGCCACAACAACTACTGCCACCATCACAAACTCCAGACCGCGAGTAGTAGTTCCTCATCAAGCACCGCCGTATCAACATCACCGCCGAcccttcaccaccaaaacaGAAAAATTCACCACCGCCCTCACAACCGCCACAATGTCCGACATTCCAAACGCCATGCCCTCCATGGTCATCCTCTCGACCTCCATGATCTCGCTCATCACCGGCTTCGTGCTCGGCGTCTACGCCATCCGCGGCTACCTGATCCCGCCCGAGCTGAAGGAGGAGCGGCGCCGGAACTTTCAGGACCCCGTCGAGAGCGAGGAGTCGGAGGTGGACGAGGACGATTACATACTAGACCACGCGCCCAACTGGGCCAACGGGCTCGAGGCCGATCAGCGCCAGGGCTTGCGCGCGCgcggtgctgctgccgctgaggagaagaaaaagaagaagaagcagcagcaggagaaggCGGCGCCCAAGTTGGGACTGGATCCGACTGAGGAGTGCAAGTTGGTCTTGGTTGTGAGGACGGATCTGGGCATGACCAAgg GCAAAATCGCAGCTCAATGCTCCCACGCCACCCTCGCCTGCTACAAGCGCCTTTTCTCTGCCGCCCAGCTCGAGCCCCTGTCGCTGTCGGCCCGCCTGCTCCGTCAGTGGGAGCGCAACGGCCAGGCCAAGATCGCCGTGCAAACCAAGACCGAGGATGAGATGCTGGAGCTGATGGCCAAGGCGCGCAGCTTGGGCGTCACTGCTGAGGTGATTCAGGATGCTGGCCGTACGCAGATTGCCTCTGGGTCCAGGACCGTGCTGGGCGTTGGTCCGGCGCCTAAGAGCTTGGTTGATGAGATCACTGGTCACTTGAAGTTGCTGTAA
- a CDS encoding nicotinamide riboside kinase 1, variant, whose protein sequence is MLDPNQKAVVIGISGCSSSGKTTLARLLRDIFPNTFILHEDDFYKPESEIPMKEGLTNWDCPEALSIPDMTAALEHIRATGELPPTLDSKEDLNSVGPCPITTDFINKIKARVADWLQPSSPGHRVLHLSSHQQQQQQPLKICIIDGFLLYSPPPLLPATLLSQMDIKLFLLVSKAKALQRREARDGYVTLEGFWKDPPGYVEKIVWPEYVRAHEWMFEGGDVEGGKVKAEEVSERLGVLVNQKEGETKMDRDFGETLEWAVESIMRELERLVLGQEDKKEEGQKEGKKEKEEEAIALNSFAMKKKWAAAQRERNARELLIKEAQEQHQQQKE, encoded by the exons ATGTTGGACCCAAATCAGAAAGCCGTCGTCATCGGAATCAGCGGATGTTCCTCGAGCGGCAAGACGACATTGGCTCGACTTCTCCGCGATATCTTTCCCAATACCTTTATCCTACACGAAGATGATTTCTACAAGCCCGAGTCCGA AATTCCTATGAAAGAAGGCCTCACAAACTGGGACTGTCCCGAAGCCCTCTCGATCCCCGACATGACGGCGGCCCTCGAGCACATCCGCGCCACGGGCGAGTTACCA CCCACCCTCGACTCCAAAGAAGACCTCAACTCGGTCGGCCCTTGCCCCATCACCACGGACTTTATCAACAAAATCAAAGCCCGCGTGGCCGACTGGCTGCAACCTTCTTCCCCCGGCCATCGTGTCCTCCACTTATCctctcatcaacaacaacaacaacaacccctcaAAATCTGCATTATAGACGGTTTCCTCCTCTACTCCccgcctcccctcctccctgccACTTTGCTCTCCCAAATGGACATCAAGCTCTTTTTGCTGGTGTCCAAAGCCAAAGCCCTACAGCGCCGCGAAGCAAGAGACGGGTACGTAACCCTCGAAGGATTCTGGAAAGACCCGCCGGGCTACGTGGAGAAGATTGTTTGGCCTGAGTACGTGCGGGCGCATGAGTGGATGTTTGAGGGAGGGGATGTGGAGGGGGGCAAGgtgaaggcggaggaggtgagCGAGAGGTTGGGAGTTTTGGTCAACCAGAAGGAAGGTGAAACCAAAATGGACAGGGACTTTGGAGAGACGTTGGAGTGGGCGGTGGAGAGTATCATGAGGGAGTTGGAGAGGTTGGTCCTGGGGCAGGAGgataagaaggaggaagggcagaaggaggggaagaaggaaaaggaggaagaggcgatTGCGCTGAATAGTTTtgcgatgaagaagaagtgggcggcggcgcagAGGGAGAGGAATGCGCGGGAGTTATTGATTAAGGAGGCGCAGGaacagcatcagcagcagaagGAATGA
- a CDS encoding nicotinamide riboside kinase 1, producing the protein MLDPNQKAVVIGISGCSSSGKTTLARLLRDIFPNTFILHEDDFYKPESEIPMKEGLTNWDCPEALSIPDMTAALEHIRATGELPVSSTMNLTRPFLSRRHTHGSSSTTTSSSSYYPPSSSSAAASKAAPPKQKTGPGKTITTAKSKSLSNSPKQPTLDSKEDLNSVGPCPITTDFINKIKARVADWLQPSSPGHRVLHLSSHQQQQQQPLKICIIDGFLLYSPPPLLPATLLSQMDIKLFLLVSKAKALQRREARDGYVTLEGFWKDPPGYVEKIVWPEYVRAHEWMFEGGDVEGGKVKAEEVSERLGVLVNQKEGETKMDRDFGETLEWAVESIMRELERLVLGQEDKKEEGQKEGKKEKEEEAIALNSFAMKKKWAAAQRERNARELLIKEAQEQHQQQKE; encoded by the exons ATGTTGGACCCAAATCAGAAAGCCGTCGTCATCGGAATCAGCGGATGTTCCTCGAGCGGCAAGACGACATTGGCTCGACTTCTCCGCGATATCTTTCCCAATACCTTTATCCTACACGAAGATGATTTCTACAAGCCCGAGTCCGA AATTCCTATGAAAGAAGGCCTCACAAACTGGGACTGTCCCGAAGCCCTCTCGATCCCCGACATGACGGCGGCCCTCGAGCACATCCGCGCCACGGGCGAGTTACCAGTTAGTAGTACCATGAATCTTACCAGACCCTTTCTTTCCCGGAGACACACCcacggtagtagtagtactactactagtagtagtagttattaccctccatcgtcatcatcagcagcagccagcaaAGCGGCGCCGCCCAAACAAAAAACGGGGCCTGGTAAGACCATCACCACTGCCAAGTCAAAGTCGCTAAGCAACAGTCCGAAACAGCCCACCCTCGACTCCAAAGAAGACCTCAACTCGGTCGGCCCTTGCCCCATCACCACGGACTTTATCAACAAAATCAAAGCCCGCGTGGCCGACTGGCTGCAACCTTCTTCCCCCGGCCATCGTGTCCTCCACTTATCctctcatcaacaacaacaacaacaacccctcaAAATCTGCATTATAGACGGTTTCCTCCTCTACTCCccgcctcccctcctccctgccACTTTGCTCTCCCAAATGGACATCAAGCTCTTTTTGCTGGTGTCCAAAGCCAAAGCCCTACAGCGCCGCGAAGCAAGAGACGGGTACGTAACCCTCGAAGGATTCTGGAAAGACCCGCCGGGCTACGTGGAGAAGATTGTTTGGCCTGAGTACGTGCGGGCGCATGAGTGGATGTTTGAGGGAGGGGATGTGGAGGGGGGCAAGgtgaaggcggaggaggtgagCGAGAGGTTGGGAGTTTTGGTCAACCAGAAGGAAGGTGAAACCAAAATGGACAGGGACTTTGGAGAGACGTTGGAGTGGGCGGTGGAGAGTATCATGAGGGAGTTGGAGAGGTTGGTCCTGGGGCAGGAGgataagaaggaggaagggcagaaggaggggaagaaggaaaaggaggaagaggcgatTGCGCTGAATAGTTTtgcgatgaagaagaagtgggcggcggcgcagAGGGAGAGGAATGCGCGGGAGTTATTGATTAAGGAGGCGCAGGaacagcatcagcagcagaagGAATGA